Part of the bacterium genome is shown below.
GGGGTGTCGGGGGGGTACAGGTCGGGCGGGCGCCGGCCGCCGATCCACGCAACTCAGAGGGGGACTCGTGGGAGCGCTCTGCCCAAGAGCGGTTCACTCCCCGACGGGTCGGTGTGAGATTTTGCACAGACAGTCCCCCTTGACCCTGCCAGACTAATCTCGCTGTTGCGGCCGGGGCATGCCTGTACGTCAGAGGCGGCGGAGGGGGGTATGTGCGATGGTGCAATTCTCTCCCGAGATTCTTCGCACATGGTCCGAGGACATAGCGTCCGGCTCCATCCTTCACGTGCTTGGCGAGGTGGATCTCTCATCCGCCCCGTCCTTGCGAACGACGCTCATGGGCCTCATCGGTCGAGGACGCCCCGTCATCGTAGATTGCAGCGAACTCCAGTACCTGGACATGAAGGGCGTTCACGTGTTGGAGGATTGCCATGAGAGGGCGGAACAACTGGGCCATCGTTTTGTGCTGGTCGGGTCGATCCCGTCCGTCCACAAG
Proteins encoded:
- a CDS encoding STAS domain-containing protein — its product is MVQFSPEILRTWSEDIASGSILHVLGEVDLSSAPSLRTTLMGLIGRGRPVIVDCSELQYLDMKGVHVLEDCHERAEQLGHRFVLVGSIPSVHKILVIIKLHERMPVVDTVGEALAMLGQEGTAPASHTS